From Caloenas nicobarica isolate bCalNic1 chromosome 18, bCalNic1.hap1, whole genome shotgun sequence, a single genomic window includes:
- the SLC26A11 gene encoding sodium-independent sulfate anion transporter isoform X3, whose protein sequence is MAAPAPRRGCPCPAVRPALPVLRWLPRYSPAWLQLDLMAGLSVGLTVVPQALAYAELAGLPPQYGLYSSFMGCFVYCILGTAKDVTLGPTAIMSLLVSSYAFHEPVYAILLAFLSGCIQLAMGLLHLGFLLDFISCPVIKGFTSAASITISFNQVKNILGLQGIPRQFFLQVYETLRRIGETRAGDAVLGLACLAALAGLQAMKSRLPRAARAEPLAARVSYLIVWTCTTARNALVVLFAGLVAYSFQVMGSQPFLLTGSIPQGLPAFQLPRFSMAAPNGTIPFGSMVEDMGAGLAVVPLMGLLETVAIAKAFASQNDYKIDPSQELLALGFANVLGSFVSSYPITGSFGRTAVNAQSGVCTPAGGLVTGALVLLSLAYLTSLFYYIPKAALAAVIISAVVPMFDAGIFRTLWRVKRLDLVPLCVTFLLCFWEVQYGIVAGVLVSGILLLYTIARPPVQVLEGDVLLVQPGSSLHFPAIERLRDIICSRALAAASPPRSVILDCCHISSIDYTVVVGLAELLQELRKHGLSLAFCSLQDPVLQVLLSADLEGFQHFPSREEAGEALGHPRLLWKMSPVSELCQPRSAGWGLQGPGS, encoded by the exons ATGGCGGCGCCGGCTCCCCGGCGGGGCTGCCCGTGCCCGGCGGTGCGGCCGGCGCTGCCCGTGCTGCGCTGGCTGCCGCGCTACTCGCcggcctggctgcagctggaccTGATGGCCGGTCTGAGCGTGGGACTCACCGTGGTGCCGCAGGCGCTGGCGTACGCCGAGCTGGCCGGGCTGCCTCCGCAG TACGGCCTCTATTCTTCCTTCATGGGCTGCTTTGTCTACTGCATCCTGGGCACTGCCAAGGACGTGACACTGGGTCCCACGGCCATCATGTCGCTGCTTGTCTCCTCTTATGCATTCCACGAGCCTGTCTATGCCATCCTGCTCGCCTTCCTCTCCGGCTGCATCCAGCTGGCCATGGGGCTCCTGCACCTCG GTTTCCTTCTGGACTTCATTTCCTGCCCAGTCATTAAAGGGTTTACGTCAGCTGCTTCCATCACCATTAGCTTCAACCAGGTCAAG AAcatcctggggctgcaggggatcCCTCGGCAGTTTTTCCTGCAGGTGTATGAGACACTGCGGAGGATCGGGGAGACCAG ggctggggacgcCGTCCTGGGGCTGGCCTGCCTGGCCGCGCTGGCAGGGCTCCAGGCGATGAAGAGCCGCCTGCCCCGCGCTGCCCGTGCGGAGCCGCTGGCTGCCAGGGTCAGCTACCTGATCGTCTGGACCTGCACCACGG CACGCAACGCCCTCGTGGTCCTGTTTGCTGGCCTGGTGGCTTACTCCTTCCAGGTGATGGGCTCCCAGCCGTTCCTGCTCACCGGCAGCATCCCCCAGGGCCTCCCCGCCTTCCAGCTGCCGCGCTTCTCCATGGCTGCGCCCAACGGCACCATCCCCTTCGGGAGCATGGTGGAG GACATGGGGGCCGGGCTGGCCGTGGTCCCACTCATGGGCCTGCTGGAGACCGTCGCGATTGCCAAGGCTTTTG CCTCACAGAATGATTACAAGATTGaccccagccaggagctgctggcgcTGG GCTTCGCCAACGTCCTGGGCTCCTTCGTCTCGTCGTATCCCATCACGGGCAGCTTTGGCCG GACAGCAGTGAATGCGCAATCAGGTGTCTGCACCCCTGCGGGAGGGCTCGTCACAG GCGCCCTGGTGCTGCTCTCGCTGGCGTACCTCACCTCGCTCTTCTACTACATCCCCAAAGCGGCGCTGGCCGCCGTCATCATCTCGGCCGTGGTGCCCATGTTTGACGCTGGGATCTTCAGGACGCTCTGGCGGGTTAAGA GGCTGGACCTTGTGCCCCTCTGTGTGACGTTCCTGCTCTGCTTCTGGGAGGTCCAGTACGGCATCGTGGCCGGGGTGCTGGTCTCGGGGATTCTCCTGCTCTACACCATTGCCAGGCCGCCAGTGCAG GTGCTGGAGGGGGACGTGCTCCTGGTGCAGCCGGGGAGCAGCCTGCACTTCCCAGCCATCGAGCGCCTCCGGGACATCATCTGCAGCCGTGCCCTGGCAG cagcatctccaccACGCTCCGTCATCCTGGACTGTTGCCACATCAGCAGCATCGATTACAcggtggtggtggggctggcagagctgctgcaggagctgcgcAAGCACGGGCTCTCGCTGGccttctgcagcctgcag GACCCTGTTCTCCAAGTCCTGCTGTCTGCAGACCTAGAAGGGTTCCAGCATTTCCCCAGCCGGGAGGAGGCAGGTGAGGCTCTGGGCCACCCCAGGCTGCTCTGGAAGATGAGCCCCGTGTCTGAGCTTTGTCAGCCTCGAAGTGcagggtgggggctgcagggtccTGGCTCCTG A
- the SGSH gene encoding N-sulphoglucosamine sulphohydrolase isoform X2, with the protein MRPWALALLLGALRTIGAPAPARNVLLLLADDGGFESGAYNNSAIRTPNLDALARRSVIFQNAFTSVSSCSPSRASILTGLPQHQNGMYGLHQDVHHFNSFDSVRSLPRLLSQAHVRTGIIGKKHVGPEAVYPFDFAYTEENSSVLQVGRNITRIRALVRQFLQSQDERPFFLYVAFHDPHRCGHSQPQYGAFCEKFGNGDSGMGWIPDWKPQLYRPEQVQVPHFVPDTPAARADLAAQYTTIGRMDQGIGLVLEELRHAGFHNSTLVIYTSDNGIPFPSGRTNLYRSGTAEPLLVSSPEHTGRWGQVSQAFASLLDLTPTILDWFSIPYPSYSIFGTKPVQLTGKSLLPALESEQPWATAFSSQSHHEVTMYYPMRAVQHQQFRLIHNLNYKMPFPIDQDFYVSPTFQDLLNRTRAGQPTHWNKSLHQYYYRDRWELFDCSRDPTESQNLAADPRYGAVFQLLRAQLLKWQWDTGDPWVCAPDAVLEDKLSPQCQPLHNEL; encoded by the exons ATGCGGCCGTGGGcgctggcgctgctgctgggcGCGCTCCGGACCATCggagccccggccccggcccgcaACGTGCTGCTCCTCCTGG CAGACGATGGCGGTTTTGAGAGCGGTGCCTACAACAACTCAGCTATCCGGACACCCAACCTGGACGCGCTGGCTCGGCGCAGCGTGATCTTCCAAAACGCCTTCACCTCCGTCAgcagctgctcccccagccGCGCCAGCATCCTGACCGGCTTACCCCAG caccagaATGGGATGTACGGGCTGCACCAGGACGTGCACCACTTCAACTCCTTCGACAGCGTGCGGAGCCTGCCCCGGCTGCTCAGCCAGGCACACGTCCGGACAG GGATCATTGGGAAGAAGCACGTTGGGCCCGAGGCTGTCTACCCCTTCGACTTCGCCTACACAGAGGAGAACAGTTCGGTCTTGCAGGTTGGGAGAAACATCACTCGAATCAGAGCGCTCGTCCGGCAGTTCCTGCAGAGCCAGGACGAGAG GCCTTTCTTCCTCTATGTCGCCTTCCACGACCCCCACCGCTGTGGGCACTCCCAGCCCCAATACGGGGCCTTTTGTGAGAAATTCGGCAATGGAGATAGTGGCATGGGCTGGATCCCTGACTGGAAGCCACAGCTCTACCGGCCAGAGCAAGTGCAG GTCCCCCACTTTGTTCCAGACACGCCGGCTGCCCGGGCAGACCTGGCCGCCCAGTACACAACCATCGGGCGCATGGACCAAG GAATCGGGCTGGTCCTGGAGGAGCTGCGGCACGCCGGCTTCCACAACAGCACACTGGTCATCTACACCTCCGACAACGGCATCCCCTTCCCCAGCGGCAGGACCAACCTCTACCGGTCGGGCACTGCCGAGCCTCTGCTGGTCTCCTCCCCTGAGCACACGGGGCGCTGGGGACAGGTCAGCCAGGCCTTCGCCAGCCTCCTGG aTCTGACTCCGACCATTTTGGACTGGTTCTCCATCCCCTACCCATCTTACAGCATCTTTGGCACGAAGCCGGTGCAGCTCACCGGCAAGTCCCTCCTGCCAGCGCTGGAGtcggagcagccctgggccacCGCCTTCAGCAGCCAGAGCCACCACGAGGTGACCATGTACTACCCCATGCGAGCCGTCCAGCACCAGCAGTTCCGCCTCATTCACAACCTCAACTACAAGATGCCCTTTCCCATCGACCAGGACTTCTACGTCTCACCCACTTTCCAAGACCTGCTCAACCGCACCAGGGCCGGGCAGCCGACCCACTGGAACAAGAGCCTGCACCAGTACTACTACAGGGACCGCTGGGAGCTCTTCGACTGCAGCCGCGACCCCACCGAGAGCCAGAACCTGGCTGCCGACCCCCGCTATGGCGCCGTCTTCCAGCTGCTCCGCGCGCAGCTCTTGAAGTGGCAGTGGGACACGGGGGACCCCTGGGTGTGTGCCCCCGACGCTGTCCTGGAGGACAAACTCAGCCCCCAGTGCCAGCCGCTGCACAACGAGCTGTGA
- the SGSH gene encoding N-sulphoglucosamine sulphohydrolase isoform X1, producing MRPWALALLLGALRTIGAPAPARNVLLLLADDGGFESGAYNNSAIRTPNLDALARRSVIFQNAFTSVSSCSPSRASILTGLPQHQNGMYGLHQDVHHFNSFDSVRSLPRLLSQAHVRTGIIGKKHVGPEAVYPFDFAYTEENSSVLQVGRNITRIRALVRQFLQSQDERPFFLYVAFHDPHRCGHSQPQYGAFCEKFGNGDSGMGWIPDWKPQLYRPEQVQVPHFVPDTPAARADLAAQYTTIGRMDQGIGLVLEELRHAGFHNSTLVIYTSDNGIPFPSGRTNLYRSGTAEPLLVSSPEHTGRWGQVSQAFASLLDLTPTILDWFSIPYPSYSIFGTKPVQLTGKSLLPALESEQPWATAFSSQSHHEDFYVSPTFQDLLNRTRAGQPTHWNKSLHQYYYRDRWELFDCSRDPTESQNLAADPRYGAVFQLLRAQLLKWQWDTGDPWVCAPDAVLEDKLSPQCQPLHNEL from the exons ATGCGGCCGTGGGcgctggcgctgctgctgggcGCGCTCCGGACCATCggagccccggccccggcccgcaACGTGCTGCTCCTCCTGG CAGACGATGGCGGTTTTGAGAGCGGTGCCTACAACAACTCAGCTATCCGGACACCCAACCTGGACGCGCTGGCTCGGCGCAGCGTGATCTTCCAAAACGCCTTCACCTCCGTCAgcagctgctcccccagccGCGCCAGCATCCTGACCGGCTTACCCCAG caccagaATGGGATGTACGGGCTGCACCAGGACGTGCACCACTTCAACTCCTTCGACAGCGTGCGGAGCCTGCCCCGGCTGCTCAGCCAGGCACACGTCCGGACAG GGATCATTGGGAAGAAGCACGTTGGGCCCGAGGCTGTCTACCCCTTCGACTTCGCCTACACAGAGGAGAACAGTTCGGTCTTGCAGGTTGGGAGAAACATCACTCGAATCAGAGCGCTCGTCCGGCAGTTCCTGCAGAGCCAGGACGAGAG GCCTTTCTTCCTCTATGTCGCCTTCCACGACCCCCACCGCTGTGGGCACTCCCAGCCCCAATACGGGGCCTTTTGTGAGAAATTCGGCAATGGAGATAGTGGCATGGGCTGGATCCCTGACTGGAAGCCACAGCTCTACCGGCCAGAGCAAGTGCAG GTCCCCCACTTTGTTCCAGACACGCCGGCTGCCCGGGCAGACCTGGCCGCCCAGTACACAACCATCGGGCGCATGGACCAAG GAATCGGGCTGGTCCTGGAGGAGCTGCGGCACGCCGGCTTCCACAACAGCACACTGGTCATCTACACCTCCGACAACGGCATCCCCTTCCCCAGCGGCAGGACCAACCTCTACCGGTCGGGCACTGCCGAGCCTCTGCTGGTCTCCTCCCCTGAGCACACGGGGCGCTGGGGACAGGTCAGCCAGGCCTTCGCCAGCCTCCTGG aTCTGACTCCGACCATTTTGGACTGGTTCTCCATCCCCTACCCATCTTACAGCATCTTTGGCACGAAGCCGGTGCAGCTCACCGGCAAGTCCCTCCTGCCAGCGCTGGAGtcggagcagccctgggccacCGCCTTCAGCAGCCAGAGCCACCACGAG GACTTCTACGTCTCACCCACTTTCCAAGACCTGCTCAACCGCACCAGGGCCGGGCAGCCGACCCACTGGAACAAGAGCCTGCACCAGTACTACTACAGGGACCGCTGGGAGCTCTTCGACTGCAGCCGCGACCCCACCGAGAGCCAGAACCTGGCTGCCGACCCCCGCTATGGCGCCGTCTTCCAGCTGCTCCGCGCGCAGCTCTTGAAGTGGCAGTGGGACACGGGGGACCCCTGGGTGTGTGCCCCCGACGCTGTCCTGGAGGACAAACTCAGCCCCCAGTGCCAGCCGCTGCACAACGAGCTGTGA
- the SLC26A11 gene encoding sodium-independent sulfate anion transporter isoform X1, with product MAAPAPRRGCPCPAVRPALPVLRWLPRYSPAWLQLDLMAGLSVGLTVVPQALAYAELAGLPPQYGLYSSFMGCFVYCILGTAKDVTLGPTAIMSLLVSSYAFHEPVYAILLAFLSGCIQLAMGLLHLGFLLDFISCPVIKGFTSAASITISFNQVKNILGLQGIPRQFFLQVYETLRRIGETRAGDAVLGLACLAALAGLQAMKSRLPRAARAEPLAARVSYLIVWTCTTARNALVVLFAGLVAYSFQVMGSQPFLLTGSIPQGLPAFQLPRFSMAAPNGTIPFGSMVEDMGAGLAVVPLMGLLETVAIAKAFASQNDYKIDPSQELLALGFANVLGSFVSSYPITGSFGRTAVNAQSGVCTPAGGLVTGALVLLSLAYLTSLFYYIPKAALAAVIISAVVPMFDAGIFRTLWRVKRLDLVPLCVTFLLCFWEVQYGIVAGVLVSGILLLYTIARPPVQVLEGDVLLVQPGSSLHFPAIERLRDIICSRALAAASPPRSVILDCCHISSIDYTVVVGLAELLQELRKHGLSLAFCSLQDPVLQVLLSADLEGFQHFPSREEAGEALGHPRLLWKMSPVSELCQPRSAGWGLQGPGSW from the exons ATGGCGGCGCCGGCTCCCCGGCGGGGCTGCCCGTGCCCGGCGGTGCGGCCGGCGCTGCCCGTGCTGCGCTGGCTGCCGCGCTACTCGCcggcctggctgcagctggaccTGATGGCCGGTCTGAGCGTGGGACTCACCGTGGTGCCGCAGGCGCTGGCGTACGCCGAGCTGGCCGGGCTGCCTCCGCAG TACGGCCTCTATTCTTCCTTCATGGGCTGCTTTGTCTACTGCATCCTGGGCACTGCCAAGGACGTGACACTGGGTCCCACGGCCATCATGTCGCTGCTTGTCTCCTCTTATGCATTCCACGAGCCTGTCTATGCCATCCTGCTCGCCTTCCTCTCCGGCTGCATCCAGCTGGCCATGGGGCTCCTGCACCTCG GTTTCCTTCTGGACTTCATTTCCTGCCCAGTCATTAAAGGGTTTACGTCAGCTGCTTCCATCACCATTAGCTTCAACCAGGTCAAG AAcatcctggggctgcaggggatcCCTCGGCAGTTTTTCCTGCAGGTGTATGAGACACTGCGGAGGATCGGGGAGACCAG ggctggggacgcCGTCCTGGGGCTGGCCTGCCTGGCCGCGCTGGCAGGGCTCCAGGCGATGAAGAGCCGCCTGCCCCGCGCTGCCCGTGCGGAGCCGCTGGCTGCCAGGGTCAGCTACCTGATCGTCTGGACCTGCACCACGG CACGCAACGCCCTCGTGGTCCTGTTTGCTGGCCTGGTGGCTTACTCCTTCCAGGTGATGGGCTCCCAGCCGTTCCTGCTCACCGGCAGCATCCCCCAGGGCCTCCCCGCCTTCCAGCTGCCGCGCTTCTCCATGGCTGCGCCCAACGGCACCATCCCCTTCGGGAGCATGGTGGAG GACATGGGGGCCGGGCTGGCCGTGGTCCCACTCATGGGCCTGCTGGAGACCGTCGCGATTGCCAAGGCTTTTG CCTCACAGAATGATTACAAGATTGaccccagccaggagctgctggcgcTGG GCTTCGCCAACGTCCTGGGCTCCTTCGTCTCGTCGTATCCCATCACGGGCAGCTTTGGCCG GACAGCAGTGAATGCGCAATCAGGTGTCTGCACCCCTGCGGGAGGGCTCGTCACAG GCGCCCTGGTGCTGCTCTCGCTGGCGTACCTCACCTCGCTCTTCTACTACATCCCCAAAGCGGCGCTGGCCGCCGTCATCATCTCGGCCGTGGTGCCCATGTTTGACGCTGGGATCTTCAGGACGCTCTGGCGGGTTAAGA GGCTGGACCTTGTGCCCCTCTGTGTGACGTTCCTGCTCTGCTTCTGGGAGGTCCAGTACGGCATCGTGGCCGGGGTGCTGGTCTCGGGGATTCTCCTGCTCTACACCATTGCCAGGCCGCCAGTGCAG GTGCTGGAGGGGGACGTGCTCCTGGTGCAGCCGGGGAGCAGCCTGCACTTCCCAGCCATCGAGCGCCTCCGGGACATCATCTGCAGCCGTGCCCTGGCAG cagcatctccaccACGCTCCGTCATCCTGGACTGTTGCCACATCAGCAGCATCGATTACAcggtggtggtggggctggcagagctgctgcaggagctgcgcAAGCACGGGCTCTCGCTGGccttctgcagcctgcag GACCCTGTTCTCCAAGTCCTGCTGTCTGCAGACCTAGAAGGGTTCCAGCATTTCCCCAGCCGGGAGGAGGCAGGTGAGGCTCTGGGCCACCCCAGGCTGCTCTGGAAGATGAGCCCCGTGTCTGAGCTTTGTCAGCCTCGAAGTGcagggtgggggctgcagggtccTGGCTCCTGGTAA
- the SLC26A11 gene encoding sodium-independent sulfate anion transporter isoform X4 has protein sequence MAAPAPRRGCPCPAVRPALPVLRWLPRYSPAWLQLDLMAGLSVGLTVVPQALAYAELAGLPPQYGLYSSFMGCFVYCILGTAKDVTLGPTAIMSLLVSSYAFHEPVYAILLAFLSGCIQLAMGLLHLGFLLDFISCPVIKGFTSAASITISFNQVKNILGLQGIPRQFFLQVYETLRRIGETRAGDAVLGLACLAALAGLQAMKSRLPRAARAEPLAARVSYLIVWTCTTARNALVVLFAGLVAYSFQVMGSQPFLLTGSIPQGLPAFQLPRFSMAAPNGTIPFGSMVEDMGAGLAVVPLMGLLETVAIAKAFASQNDYKIDPSQELLALGFANVLGSFVSSYPITGSFGRTAVNAQSGVCTPAGGLVTGALVLLSLAYLTSLFYYIPKAALAAVIISAVVPMFDAGIFRTLWRVKRLDLVPLCVTFLLCFWEVQYGIVAGVLVSGILLLYTIARPPVQVLEGDVLLVQPGSSLHFPAIERLRDIICSRALAAASPPRSVILDCCHISSIDYTVVVGLAELLQELRKHGLSLAFCSLQDPVLQVLLSADLEGFQHFPSREEAEQCGAAEPGGGGAAPFTSTHESSLLPAGLIQ, from the exons ATGGCGGCGCCGGCTCCCCGGCGGGGCTGCCCGTGCCCGGCGGTGCGGCCGGCGCTGCCCGTGCTGCGCTGGCTGCCGCGCTACTCGCcggcctggctgcagctggaccTGATGGCCGGTCTGAGCGTGGGACTCACCGTGGTGCCGCAGGCGCTGGCGTACGCCGAGCTGGCCGGGCTGCCTCCGCAG TACGGCCTCTATTCTTCCTTCATGGGCTGCTTTGTCTACTGCATCCTGGGCACTGCCAAGGACGTGACACTGGGTCCCACGGCCATCATGTCGCTGCTTGTCTCCTCTTATGCATTCCACGAGCCTGTCTATGCCATCCTGCTCGCCTTCCTCTCCGGCTGCATCCAGCTGGCCATGGGGCTCCTGCACCTCG GTTTCCTTCTGGACTTCATTTCCTGCCCAGTCATTAAAGGGTTTACGTCAGCTGCTTCCATCACCATTAGCTTCAACCAGGTCAAG AAcatcctggggctgcaggggatcCCTCGGCAGTTTTTCCTGCAGGTGTATGAGACACTGCGGAGGATCGGGGAGACCAG ggctggggacgcCGTCCTGGGGCTGGCCTGCCTGGCCGCGCTGGCAGGGCTCCAGGCGATGAAGAGCCGCCTGCCCCGCGCTGCCCGTGCGGAGCCGCTGGCTGCCAGGGTCAGCTACCTGATCGTCTGGACCTGCACCACGG CACGCAACGCCCTCGTGGTCCTGTTTGCTGGCCTGGTGGCTTACTCCTTCCAGGTGATGGGCTCCCAGCCGTTCCTGCTCACCGGCAGCATCCCCCAGGGCCTCCCCGCCTTCCAGCTGCCGCGCTTCTCCATGGCTGCGCCCAACGGCACCATCCCCTTCGGGAGCATGGTGGAG GACATGGGGGCCGGGCTGGCCGTGGTCCCACTCATGGGCCTGCTGGAGACCGTCGCGATTGCCAAGGCTTTTG CCTCACAGAATGATTACAAGATTGaccccagccaggagctgctggcgcTGG GCTTCGCCAACGTCCTGGGCTCCTTCGTCTCGTCGTATCCCATCACGGGCAGCTTTGGCCG GACAGCAGTGAATGCGCAATCAGGTGTCTGCACCCCTGCGGGAGGGCTCGTCACAG GCGCCCTGGTGCTGCTCTCGCTGGCGTACCTCACCTCGCTCTTCTACTACATCCCCAAAGCGGCGCTGGCCGCCGTCATCATCTCGGCCGTGGTGCCCATGTTTGACGCTGGGATCTTCAGGACGCTCTGGCGGGTTAAGA GGCTGGACCTTGTGCCCCTCTGTGTGACGTTCCTGCTCTGCTTCTGGGAGGTCCAGTACGGCATCGTGGCCGGGGTGCTGGTCTCGGGGATTCTCCTGCTCTACACCATTGCCAGGCCGCCAGTGCAG GTGCTGGAGGGGGACGTGCTCCTGGTGCAGCCGGGGAGCAGCCTGCACTTCCCAGCCATCGAGCGCCTCCGGGACATCATCTGCAGCCGTGCCCTGGCAG cagcatctccaccACGCTCCGTCATCCTGGACTGTTGCCACATCAGCAGCATCGATTACAcggtggtggtggggctggcagagctgctgcaggagctgcgcAAGCACGGGCTCTCGCTGGccttctgcagcctgcag GACCCTGTTCTCCAAGTCCTGCTGTCTGCAGACCTAGAAGGGTTCCAGCATTTCCCCAGCCGGGAGGAGGCAG AGCAGTGTGGGGCAGCGGAGCCGGGGGGCGGTGGGGCAGCCCCCTTCACCAGCACCCACGAGAGCTCGCTGCTGCCCGCGGGGCTCATCCAGTGA
- the SLC26A11 gene encoding sodium-independent sulfate anion transporter isoform X2, protein MAAPAPRRGCPCPAVRPALPVLRWLPRYSPAWLQLDLMAGLSVGLTVVPQALAYAELAGLPPQYGLYSSFMGCFVYCILGTAKDVTLGPTAIMSLLVSSYAFHEPVYAILLAFLSGCIQLAMGLLHLGFLLDFISCPVIKGFTSAASITISFNQVKNILGLQGIPRQFFLQVYETLRRIGETRAGDAVLGLACLAALAGLQAMKSRLPRAARAEPLAARVSYLIVWTCTTARNALVVLFAGLVAYSFQVMGSQPFLLTGSIPQGLPAFQLPRFSMAAPNGTIPFGSMVEDMGAGLAVVPLMGLLETVAIAKAFASQNDYKIDPSQELLALGFANVLGSFVSSYPITGSFGRTAVNAQSGVCTPAGGLVTGALVLLSLAYLTSLFYYIPKAALAAVIISAVVPMFDAGIFRTLWRVKRLDLVPLCVTFLLCFWEVQYGIVAGVLVSGILLLYTIARPPVQVLEGDVLLVQPGSSLHFPAIERLRDIICSRALAASPPRSVILDCCHISSIDYTVVVGLAELLQELRKHGLSLAFCSLQDPVLQVLLSADLEGFQHFPSREEAGEALGHPRLLWKMSPVSELCQPRSAGWGLQGPGSW, encoded by the exons ATGGCGGCGCCGGCTCCCCGGCGGGGCTGCCCGTGCCCGGCGGTGCGGCCGGCGCTGCCCGTGCTGCGCTGGCTGCCGCGCTACTCGCcggcctggctgcagctggaccTGATGGCCGGTCTGAGCGTGGGACTCACCGTGGTGCCGCAGGCGCTGGCGTACGCCGAGCTGGCCGGGCTGCCTCCGCAG TACGGCCTCTATTCTTCCTTCATGGGCTGCTTTGTCTACTGCATCCTGGGCACTGCCAAGGACGTGACACTGGGTCCCACGGCCATCATGTCGCTGCTTGTCTCCTCTTATGCATTCCACGAGCCTGTCTATGCCATCCTGCTCGCCTTCCTCTCCGGCTGCATCCAGCTGGCCATGGGGCTCCTGCACCTCG GTTTCCTTCTGGACTTCATTTCCTGCCCAGTCATTAAAGGGTTTACGTCAGCTGCTTCCATCACCATTAGCTTCAACCAGGTCAAG AAcatcctggggctgcaggggatcCCTCGGCAGTTTTTCCTGCAGGTGTATGAGACACTGCGGAGGATCGGGGAGACCAG ggctggggacgcCGTCCTGGGGCTGGCCTGCCTGGCCGCGCTGGCAGGGCTCCAGGCGATGAAGAGCCGCCTGCCCCGCGCTGCCCGTGCGGAGCCGCTGGCTGCCAGGGTCAGCTACCTGATCGTCTGGACCTGCACCACGG CACGCAACGCCCTCGTGGTCCTGTTTGCTGGCCTGGTGGCTTACTCCTTCCAGGTGATGGGCTCCCAGCCGTTCCTGCTCACCGGCAGCATCCCCCAGGGCCTCCCCGCCTTCCAGCTGCCGCGCTTCTCCATGGCTGCGCCCAACGGCACCATCCCCTTCGGGAGCATGGTGGAG GACATGGGGGCCGGGCTGGCCGTGGTCCCACTCATGGGCCTGCTGGAGACCGTCGCGATTGCCAAGGCTTTTG CCTCACAGAATGATTACAAGATTGaccccagccaggagctgctggcgcTGG GCTTCGCCAACGTCCTGGGCTCCTTCGTCTCGTCGTATCCCATCACGGGCAGCTTTGGCCG GACAGCAGTGAATGCGCAATCAGGTGTCTGCACCCCTGCGGGAGGGCTCGTCACAG GCGCCCTGGTGCTGCTCTCGCTGGCGTACCTCACCTCGCTCTTCTACTACATCCCCAAAGCGGCGCTGGCCGCCGTCATCATCTCGGCCGTGGTGCCCATGTTTGACGCTGGGATCTTCAGGACGCTCTGGCGGGTTAAGA GGCTGGACCTTGTGCCCCTCTGTGTGACGTTCCTGCTCTGCTTCTGGGAGGTCCAGTACGGCATCGTGGCCGGGGTGCTGGTCTCGGGGATTCTCCTGCTCTACACCATTGCCAGGCCGCCAGTGCAG GTGCTGGAGGGGGACGTGCTCCTGGTGCAGCCGGGGAGCAGCCTGCACTTCCCAGCCATCGAGCGCCTCCGGGACATCATCTGCAGCCGTGCCCTGGCAG catctccaccACGCTCCGTCATCCTGGACTGTTGCCACATCAGCAGCATCGATTACAcggtggtggtggggctggcagagctgctgcaggagctgcgcAAGCACGGGCTCTCGCTGGccttctgcagcctgcag GACCCTGTTCTCCAAGTCCTGCTGTCTGCAGACCTAGAAGGGTTCCAGCATTTCCCCAGCCGGGAGGAGGCAGGTGAGGCTCTGGGCCACCCCAGGCTGCTCTGGAAGATGAGCCCCGTGTCTGAGCTTTGTCAGCCTCGAAGTGcagggtgggggctgcagggtccTGGCTCCTGGTAA